The genomic stretch TGGGTAGCATGGTCCCCAGGTCACAGAAGAGAAGATGAAcgaagggggggggggtggcctGCCCAGTCACACAGCTCGCGGGAGGCAGAGCTGAGCTAATTATACCCATCACCCTGGTGGTCCCGGGAATGAAAGGAGCGTGGAGGTGGGAGCTCCTTGTGCACTGGGAGGCttggaaaggtgggaggttgtGCTGGTGCAGCAGCCCCAAGAACCACCCAGGGCCCTCACCCACCTCTGGGCCCATTCTATGCCCGCTGTCTTTAGCCACCCTGCGTCTCgcctctttctccatctccccGTCTCTCGGGACTCTGCATGCTCCTCCTTGCCTTTCTCCCCTGGAGGTGCAGGGTGTGGGCTCCCCAAGGCTGGGTGCCCCTGAGCCGCATGAGAGGTGATTTCCCAGGGACACACTGACTCTCTGAAGAGCTTTCTCCCCAAGTCCCAGGACGCCCAGACTCACCAAGGACTTTTTGCCTGCCCAGGCCCCCACCTTTAGGTCCCTGAGAGAATCATAGACCACTAAGCCCAACTCCACCGTTTGTCAGACAGGGAGACCGAGGCCGAGTAAAGGGTGGGAAGTGGGGTGgggcttgcccagggtcacccacaGGGCAGGGCTTCAACGCCTCTGGGCCCTGAGTGGCAACCACAGCTGCCCGGCTGTAAATAGTATGTCTGCTGCCCTCGAGGGAGGGGACACAGCAGCCGGTGCCCTCTGCCTTAGTCCACCCCCTGCAGCCCACCATTCGCCGCTGGCAGAGGGCAGGCTTCCTGAGGGGTCACTTTCCCAGCCTCTGAGAAAGGCAGGTGGGTTCCTATCCCAGATCTGGCCTCAGACCCTCCTTTTTTCATGCAAATGTTTGTGAATTCAGGAGTGAGCCAGGTGGGAAGCATGCCTGGTGAGGGCTCAGGTCCGGTTTCCCAAATATGTTTGGCTCCAGGGTGTATGAGCCCCCCGGGGAGCCCCTGCTGACACTCCCCCTGCCTTTGAGTCCTGTTCACCCACCCACAGTCCagatttcttcctcctcttgccCCTGGGGGCCTAGCTGCACCCTTGGAGCAGACTGGGGCTTGGGGTCTGCAGGCTTAGGGGCTGTTTCTGGGACCCTCAGACTGCTCTTTCATACAGCCCCGTGTGTCAGGCTTCCAgcatcctgccccctccctcaccctgcagGAAAAGTCTCCTGGACCCCAGGTCCCCTTATAGCCCTAGGCCAGCCAGCCCTGGGACCCAGGGAGCAATGATGCTTGTCCCCTGCCATTAGGGAACCACCAGGCAAGTGATATTTGCTAGACTGGATGGTAAAATAAACCTCAATGGGGTGAGCACAGGATGCTCTGGGGGCCACAAGGAGGAGAAGCTTCATAAGTGTTCACCAGGTGGCAGGGCCCCGGGACAGGCATTTCTGGAGACTCAAGCTGAGTGAGCCAAGGTCTGGGGTCGTGAAACAGCCTGATGGCTCCGTCCAGGGAAGTGGTAACAGTGAGCTGGAGCTGGGTGAAAGGCAGCTAGGCCAGGACAGACGGGCCTCAAGTGCCAGGCAGAGGAATCACCGCCTCTGGCCAGCGGGAGCCCAGCGATAGTTCCCAGACCAGCCTTCACTGCAGACCTGTCAGCTCCACCCACTCCAGGACCGCGGCCCCTGCCCCGCTGGCTGGCTTGATGGCCTGCCATGGTCAGCCAAGCCTCGCGGTCACCGCCCCAAGCGCAGCCCTGCTCTGCTGGATGGCAGCCAGTGCTGCCAGGAATTCCCATCCGCCTGCCCACCCAACGTGTggcccttccctttcctcctaaGAAAGCCCCTGTCCAAAGCCCAAGCCCTGCCAGGAATCTCAGTCTCAAGGCAGCCCCGGGGGGCCTTCAGGCCAGGGCCAGGCGCTTTGGGGGCAGAGTGGGGGGTCCAGGCACAGAGTGGCCGTCCCCAGGAGTCCTGCCAGCTCACCTTGGTTAAATCCCACACTGGTCCCTTTTCCTCCACCTAAGGACACGGCCTGCCTGGCTCCAGGAGTCCTGTTCTGAGTTGAGGCTCCAGACCTGTGCTGTGGAAAATCTAGTCTGAAGGGGGagatgagcatttttttttaaatgaactagaatagaatagaaaatatcacacTCCATCACACAGTCAGGGTAAATATTGTCTGCTGAAACATGTGTTTCAGAGATATTtttacctgtgtgtgtgtactgggtcACAACgtcaaatgtatttcttactatgGGTCAAggtgaaaaatgtgaaaaacacagaTCCGGTAGGTGCGCTGGGTGGAAGGGCAGCTGGGGCAGAGTTCACCCCCTCAGGGCTCAGACGTGGGAGACTCATGtcagtcccagctctgtccctgaCTTGCTGTATGACTATACGGGGAGGTCTCTCTGTTTCCAAGGAACTCCCTCAACTtacccatctgtgaaatggggattgGGACACCTCTGTGCCAGGGCTGCCTGACATCCTAAGCTGAGGGCTGCTCTGACctctgggaggggggaggggggagagggctTCAGGAGGCCCTGGGGGCACTGTCTCACTGCCCTTTCCTCTGGCCTCCCAGGCCTCCAGGCCGAAAGTCAGCATCCCTCTGTCAGCCATCATTGAGGTGCGCACCACCATGCCCCTGGAGATGCCGGAGAAGGACAACACGTTCGTGCTCAAAGTGAGCCCCACCTTGGGCCCCACAGATCCCTCATGGGTGGCAGAGCTCGAGGGCAGTGTCGGGGGAGGTGAGGGTAAAGGACCAgcagcagggcagggggagggagcccTGGTTGGGGGGTCCCAGGATCCTACGCAGATGTCAAGCACAGAGCTAGGATGTGAATCCTGGTCTGGGCTCCAAAGCCAAATGCCCCAGGTGTCGTCCAAGTCCACCGTGTGCGGCCCCGTTCCCATTTCCTCCTGCGCCTGGGTGAAGGTCCTGAGTTtcgcttcctcccctcccttcccccactggaGTCAGCACGCACCCACCCCACAGGCAGGAACTGGTAGCCAGCCTGCAGCAGTTATGCAAATGCTCCTGTCACCAGCACTGGAGTGTGGGAACCTGCCTGGTCCCACAGAGGGCACAAAGGCCctgagggtgggcagggaggcaCCCCAGTGAGTCTGGGGGCGGCTCCTCTTTTTCCCAGGCTCCACATCACCGGGGTGGCCTGCTTGGGTTGCTGAGGACATGGCTCCAGGCTGCCAGGGCTGTGGCCCCGTGCCTCCTTGGAGGATTAGAGGATGTTTGTGAGGCCAAGTCCCCAAGGAGGCCTGGTTCCACCCACCCGAAGCTGCACGGAGGctccccccccacctcctctccaggCTCCCGGTTGGGTTCATGTTTTTACTGTCCCTGTTTGTTTAGTCATGAACTCTcttattcatttagcaaacatttgcCAACCCCGTACCCTGAGTCACCCCAGGCGAGGGACTGAGGACACGGCCCCTCCCTGCCTGGCACTCTGCTGGATGAGACGGATCAGAGCCTCGCCCCTGACAGCTGGGTGGCCTCTGTGTCTCTGATTACGCTCAGGAGCCCTGAGGCCAAGGGGCTCACCTGCCGGCccgctctgggcctcagtttccccatccattCAGAGAGGGGATGAAGGCAGTTCCGAGGACCGTCTCAGCTCTGAGATGCTGGGAGTCCAACTGCTCTTCACTGAGACACGTGACAAGAAGCTCAGAGCCCAGGTCTTGGCCTTAGAGACCTGGGTTCGGGTCCCAACACCTCCACCGAGCGCTAGTGTGACTTTGAGCGAGTTAcctgacctctctgaacctcagtcttcccatctgtacaatggggaaagCATCACCTCCCTCACGGGGCTGTTGGGCAGGGTTCATCAGACAATGTGTGTGCAGGATCACACTCTGGGCCCGGCTTTCTCCTCCTTGTTTCCCTTCTGGAGGCTTCTTATCCCAGGGGTGTGGCCACAGAGGCGGAGTTCCAGGTGCAAAGGCGTGTGGGCCCTCAACTCAGTGCTGGGCCAGCCGGCCCCTCACAGACTTGAGGGTTGTGATGCCCTTCCACGCCACCTCCCCATCCCTTACCCAGCCAGCATGCCTCCTGCAGGGCTGCAACTCCAGGGCCTGAGGACCTGAGCTCAGCAGGGCTGGACATCATCTCCATGATCCCCAGGGGTGGGCCCAGGAGGAAGGGGCTGCTGAGAGTGTGGGCTCCACCCCGGGACCCCACTGTCTTCCCTGCTGCCCTCACCAGTGAGCccccaagggggaggggtgggatgagccATTTGTCCTGGGCTCTGGAGCCTCCTGCTGAGGGTGCTGTGATCTAGACTctcgccaccccctccccaggtggAGAACGGAGCAGAGTACATCCTGGAGACCATCGACTCCCTGCAGAAGCACTCGTGGGTAGCTGACATCCAGGGCTGTGTGGACCCTGGGTGAGTGCCCAAGTGCTCCTAGGATGGGAAGACGGGGTGCGGGGGCCGAGCTCGGCTGTGCCCTTGGTCCAGCCTTCACGGGGAGCAGCTTCCTGGTGAGGGCAGGAGCTGAGCTTGACACATGGGCTTTTCTCATTGCAGTCCAATCCAGGTGGGTGCTGGCCAGGATCACCCACACCCCCACTCCCAGCAGGCTCTGTAGTTTCAGGGTCTGGGGACCCGGAGGGAAGTTGAATCAAGTCTTGTTCTCACTCCAGGGGAGGCTGAAACCACTAGGAGAGGGGTAGTGATGGGCTGAGCCCGAagtgccaggggtgggggaccAACCGGGAGGCCCCTAATCCAGTCCTGGGGCTCCGAGAAGCTGTAGTGGTAGAGGTGCCCCCCTTCTCTGCGGCTTAAAGAAAGGGCGGGCCTGAGCCTGGcagagggggctgggggcggcagggaggagggcagagagaacagcCCAGCAAAGGCTATGGAGGTGTGCGAGGACCTGGGACTCGCAGGGAATGTCGGGGCGCTCGGGTGACTGGAATTAGAGCCGATGAGGAGGAGACTTCTATGAGAGCCCCGGAAGCTGGTAGGtcggggcagtggggagccatggcTGGTAATAAGCGGAGGGCAGCTACGGTCAGCTGTGTGCAGGAAGAACAGCAGGGAGGCTGCCTGCGCCATGCGGGAGAGATCCCGaggccaggaggaggggcaggcaggcCAGCCGGCTGAGCATTTGGCAGCAGCTCTGGCTACTGGCGTGAGCCAAGCCCCGGGGGAGGGGCTGCTGCCTTCTAATTAACAGCTTCGTTTAAGGAAGCACAATTAAAAGTCCTGAGCGCCTCCcaggcccccccccaccccgccacccccatCCCAAAGTGGCTGTAATCCCTCCCCTGCCACCCTCCCAGCCAGCGGCTCCGCAGACTCTTTCCCCAGCCCCCGTGAAGGTGAACCTCACTTTGCGGTACTTTAGAGCTGGCACAGATGGGGAGACAAAGGcccagggcagggaagggagctggccccggccccgcccaccaccacgccctgcttccctggtggcgcagtggttaagaatccacctgccagtgcaggggacacgggttcgatccctggtccgggaaaatcccacacgccgcagagcaactaagcctgtgcaccacaactactgagcctgcactctagagcccacaagctacagctactgagcctgtgtgccacaactactgaagcctgagcgcctagagcctgtgctctgcaaagagGGCCTCCGTGGGATCCTAGGAGGAGGGCAGCCTGTCATGGGTTAGGGGGCAGGGGTCATGTGACCTCCAGGAGAGCTGCACCCACCAGGAGACATCTCCATATGGTGCGGTCACTCACATGGTGGCCACAGAGCAAGCTGAGGGTGTGACAGAGGGACATGAAGGCAGAGGGACAGGGCTGATGCTGGCCGTGGGACTGTCTGCCACTGCCTGGCTCCACGAGCAGCCCGTGGTCCGAGTCCCATGGCAGGACGTGGTTGCGCTTTCTTGCCTTCGCAGGGACAGCGAGGAAGATGCCGATCTCCCCTGTGCCCGGGGAAGCTGTCTGGCCAGCCGTGTGACCTCTTGCAGCTGTGAGCTCCTGACGGATGGTAGGTGGGGACAGAGCTGGCTGGAGTAGTGGAGGGCAGGGTCGGAGGGGGCGGTCGCTCAAAGATGGTCAGACAGACAGACGTGTTTCTCACCTGCCATTTCTCCAGCAGCGGACCTGCCCCGGCCCCTAGAGACAACGGCAGCCGTGGTGACGGCCCCACACAGCCGAGCTCGAGATGCCGTCGGGGAGTCCCTGGTCCATGTCCCACTGGAGACCTTCCTGGAGACCCTGGAGCCCCCAGGTGGCAGCGGCAGTGACAGCAATAACACAGGTGCAGTGGGGCTGCActcttcctgctgcccctccctGCGCCCCCGCCCCAGGCCACAGGCACCCCCAGGCCTCTCCCAagcccttcctgagcctcagaagCTGTGACATTTCATCCCACCGGGTCCTTTGCACAGCTACTCGGTTGTTCTGGCTTTTGCAGGCTAGTCCGGGAATGTGACCCCTCCCACGGGCCCTGGTTTCAGTAGAAAACGCTCACAGAAAGGGGTGCAAAGGGTTGTAACGAGGGCTTGGGGACAAAGACACTTGATTTGTTCCCAGGTTTGTTGCCGACTTAGAGAGTGACCCCAGGAAACTGAGTGATCCCACCAAACCAGAGAAAACTGCACGATGATTGTGAAATAAGCATATTCTGATGTTATACATACAAGCAGATACAGCTGGGGTATTGAGGAGTTTTGTTACTGGTTCAGGAGGTGCAAGAACATTTAATGTATGTTATGTGAGAACAGAAACCATTTGCcaattgctatttttttaaattaattaatttatttttggctgtgttgggtctttattgctgcgtgcaggctttctttagttgcagcaagcgggggctactcttcgttgcagtggcttctcttgttgcagagcacaggctctaggcgcgcgggcttcagtagttgtggcacgtgggctcagtagttgtggctcgcgggctctagagcgcaggctcagtagttgtggtgcacgggcttagttgctccgcggcatgtgggatcttcccggaccagggctcgaacctgtgtctcctgcattggcaggtggattcttaaccactgcgccaccagggaagtcccgccaatTGCTATTAATGGTCTATCCTTGAGACAAATGGCACCCATTCCATCATCTGATACATTCTTATCATTAAGCTATTTGCTAAACCAGTCTGTAGTTTAAATCTACATTCTCTTATTCTATCATTttctcctctctgtgcctcagtttacctcaTATGTTTAGTGGGTGGGTCAGCTCCCTGCCTCGTTCTAAATTATTCAGCAGCATCTTACATGCAAAAACCCAACAAGATGATGCATCCCTTTTCTCGTGTACGTGCCCACTCTCTCCCCCACGCCTCTCACACTGTCATCCCTCTGCAGTGGAGGACGGAGCAGAGCCGGAGCCCAAGGCTGAGCCCGAGCTGGAGCTCTCTGACTACCCCTGGTTCCACGGGACACTGTCACGGGTCAAGGCAGCTCAGCTGGTTTTGGCAGGCGGGCCCCGGAGCCATGGCCTCTTCGTGATCCGCCAGAGTGAGACTCGGCCTGGGGAGTACGTGCTGACCTTCAACTTCCAGGGCAAGGCCAAGGTAAGTCAGGCAAGGcggggggcacaggggggaagTGTCCAgcccagggggaggggggctgaggTGGCCCTGGTCCTGAGGCTGCACCTGCGCCCAGGAGCAGGCTGCATGGGTGTAGGGGTGGCGTGGCTTCCCACAGGCCAGGCCTACCCCTGGCCACGCTCCGAATCACTCGCATCCCTCCTGCACCTCTCTGTGGGGCTACAGTCTGCCCCAGACATGGCTTCGCCATTATCCGATGGGGAAATCACCTGCTGGTGGCCGAGCCCCCAGGAGGCTGGGCCCTTCTGAGGGTTTCACTTTGACCCTGTGCATTGGGGATCGCGTAGCACTAGGGCTTTTGAGGGTCGCCACCGAGAGCCACCTCAGTACAGGGCTGGGGTCAACCAATGCTCCACCCACCCAACAGCCCCTCTTCTCCCCTGCCCAGCACAGTTCACCAGCCCCTCCTGGTCCCCAGCTCCGGGCCAGGCCTGTGCTCATGCCAGGCCAGGGGCTGTGGAAGGGAACCACACACAGTGGGCCCTCGAGAGCCAGGCAGGAGAGGAGGAGCTGGGCCTGGCAGGAGGGCTGCAGAGAAGGGGGGGCCAGAGGAGGCTCCTGACCCCACCAGCCAGCGTAGGAGAGGACCTTGACCTGAGACGTGCAATGGACAGAGAATCCTTGAGGTGAAGACAAGTGGAAGGGTGGTCCAGACAGGGCAGGGCAAAGGCATGACTGTGAACCCGGAAGGCGGGCTCTCAAGGAAGGGCACTGCGTGCTAATAAAGACCTAAGGCACAAAGGAAAACATGACAGAAAGTCCAATGACCGTGGGGGGTTTCAGTGTGACAGAGTGGGCAGGAACCTCaaactcccctccccccccccatcccgAGTTTCCGCTAAGGAAACAGACCCAGCCCTGGCTCCTCCCAGGACACAGTTCCCGTCAGTCCTTGCTGGAGGAGGGGGCACCCTAGGACTCCTGCTCCAGGCCTGCACTGGTAGCCAGTGTCCCAGCCCCCGGCTGGCCCGGCTCAGGCCCTCCCCTGGCCCCATGGGCAGCGCTTCCCTGGGGACACCTCCTTGGAAAGCAGCTGCCCTCACCAGTTCCTCTGACAACCAGGCGCTTAACGCTGTCCCTGGCAGCCTGACCCGGAGTTTACTTCTTAGCCAGCACGGCCCCGAGGCAGCCTCCTGGGAGGGCCCGGATGTGATGCATGCCCAAGCCAGAGGCTCGGATGGTGCCCAGCCCACCGTGGGGCATGGGGCAGGCGGGTGGGGTCGGGGGGTGGTGTCAGGATGTTTGGTAGGGGAGACAGAGCGGGAGGCTCCGCTCTTTCCAGGGCAAAACCCAGCCCTGAACTTTGTACTCACCACAGCTGGTGCCTCTCAGAGCACCGTGTCTGTCCAGAGTCCTGTGCAGAGCTGGAGAAGTTAGTGGCGGGATAGAGCAGCTTCCTACTCATACAGCTCCCGGGAAGGAAGACCTCTGCCTTCCGAGGCCTCACTTTTCACCTTCAGATAATAAATGTCCGGAATGTTTTTCCAAAGACTGAGAGGCACACGCTCCCTGGGGCCCACCTCTGCCCTGGGTCTCTGTCCCCAGAGGCCCCACCCCGACTTGAGGCTGTGGTGTGACCCCACTATGCTGTTCCTCTTGGGCTgagcccctgccctgggctgccATGAGTGCTCCCCAGGTTGGCCCACACTGTTCTGGCAACTTCTGGCCCTGCCGAGCGGCAGCACTCACTCATGGGAatgctcccctcctccccagggcttCTCTCTCCTGTACTAGGAGGCCAGCTCCCCCGTCCCATGCACCCTCCTGTCATCACCCCTCTTGCCACACACACCCCAGAGACAGCCACTCTTCCCCTTGTGAGATACACATGGAGCAAAAAAGGGCTGAAGCCAGAGACCTGTGGCTCACCACTAGAGACCACAGGCCTGTGGCCCCTCCTCTCCCCGAGGCACCTGGCCCAGGTgggcactgctcctccgtgctCCACGCCCCCCCGCTGCAGCACAGTTGAGTAGCATCTGCAGCCATTCCTCCCCAGCCACCCTGGGGGTTGTTTCCAGCCTGCTGGGCTTTGCCTGTACGGGGACAGTGGGCAGACCCCTAGctgctggggtgggagggtcaCCCAAACACGAGTTCTCTTCCTAGCTCTGTGCTCTGCGGCTGTGGGcgagtctctccctccctgtgcctGGGTTTCCCCATCTCTAATGTGGAGGCTGTAATCTCTACCTTCTAGGGCTTTTGGAGACTAGGGATGGAGCGGGTGTGTGAAGGGCCTGATGTAGGTGCTCCCAGCATAGGGACAGATGCATGCTGCCTCCAGTCCCAGCCTGGCTCTGTGGCCCTcattccccatccccaccacaGGCATGACCCCCGCTAAGATGGGCTCATGTGTGAGGGGCCCCCACTCTGATACCACCCCTGTGGCCTCTATGAGACCTGGTCCTCCCTGTGACCTTCCAAGGCACTTGCCAAGCATGGGGCCAGTCCaggaccccccccaccccacactgaCCACACCCATCTATGCCCACAGCACCTGCGCCTATCCTTGAATGGCCACGGGCAGTGCCACGTGCAGCACCTGTGGTTCCAGTCTGTGCTCGACATGCTCCGCCACTTCCACACCCACCCCATCCCGCTGGAGTCCGGGGGCTCTGCAGACATCACCCTTCGCAGCTATGTGCGGGCCCAGGGCCCCCCACCTGGTAAGACGCCCCTACCTGGCCCGTGCAAACAGACAggtgggcagtgggggagggcgTCACCCTCAGGCTGCCACCCTGCTAGACCCGGTGGGATGAGCACCCGGTCTTAGGCAAGTTGTAAGCAACCCGGCCATCAGGATTGGCGGAGAGCCGCAGCCCCGAGGGATCCGCGTCCTGAGTAATTCCTGGCGGGCGGAAGGGGGTGGAGTCCCTTAGATCCCTGCACAGGTGGGGCTCAGCGCTGAGCTGTTGAAGGAAGGAAGCCTTGGAGGGGTGAGTGAGGGTGCCCGGCACACGGGGGGAGCGCCGTTTGTGTGTGTGCGCTGCCGCCTATACCCATGACTTTAGTTATCGGGGAGGTGGGCTGGAACCCGGCGCGCTGAATTCGGGTTCCCGGCTCCCTGTGTGATGCCAGGCCACCGCGCTCCTCCGGGGCTCTGGCCCGTGTCTGCACGCCGggactggggggcggggggcgcccAGGGCCCAGGCTTGGCGCTGACGGCCCGCGGCCTCCCGTTGCAGACCCGGGGCCCTCGCCCAGCGCCGCGCCCGCGCCCCCCGCCTGCTGGAGCGAGCCGGCCGGCCAGCACTACTTCTCCAGCCTCGCCGCGGCCGCCTGCCCGCCCGCCTCGCCCTCGGAGGCCGGCGGCGCCTCGTCCTCATCCGCCTCGTCGTCTTCGGCAGCGTCCGTGCCCGGCGCCTCGCGCCCCGCCGAGGGCCCGCTGAGCGCGCGCAGCCGCAGCAACAGCGCCGAGCGCCTGCTGGAGGCGGCGGGCGGGGGCGCCGACGAGCCCCCAGAGGCCGGGCCGGGAGAGGGCGCCCGGGGCCGCACGCGCGCCGTCGAGAACCAGTACTCCTTCTACTAGGCGGCCGCGGGCGGCGCCAAGGCCCTGGGGCCACCCGGACCCGCCCGGCCGCGGGGCGATGGCCCACGTGGCCGTCCGTCCCGTGGACCCTGCCGGCCCCCGCCCGGCGCTGGGTGGGAAAAGCGAAGCTCTTCAGTGAAGACATAATGTTATTAAAGAGCCTGTTTTAGGGACTGCACCTGGCTCTCCTGTCGTCCTTTCTCCTGCCTTGGCCTCAGGCACGGCTCCTCCTGGGCCTGccggggaggagggagagccacACACGGGCCCCCTGTTGAGCCCACCGTGGCCTGGCACCTGCCCGGCCCCCACCCAGGTCTTAGGGGACCCGGCTCCCCGCTGGGCGAGTGAAACCAGGAGACAACCGGCAGTCCCTGAATGAGATGCAGAGATAAAGCGCTGGGCCTAAGAGGCCCACAGGGATTGGGGAGGGGGCTTTGGCGGAGCTGTGAGAGAGGTAGGGGGGGAGGGATAACTGAGCAGAGGCTTGGGGGCAAGAATGAGGGGTGTGGGAGGGTAGAGGAAAGATGAGAAAGGAGGGCTCATCCTGGGACACAGTGAAGGATGGGCGCGAGGTCAGGTATGGGGGCCTTGAATGCCAGCGTGAGGAGCTGGACCCTGGCGAGGAGAGAGTAACTGTGTCCTTGGGTTCGTCATTGAGATCCTGGCAGTGTGGACAGGATTTTTCCACATGAGCCCACTGGGGGGATTGGGCAGTGGAAGAGGCTAGGCTTCTCGCCTTTGACCTAGATTCAAACTTGCAAGTGGCCTAGAGggtcctcc from Balaenoptera acutorostrata chromosome 15, mBalAcu1.1, whole genome shotgun sequence encodes the following:
- the SH2B2 gene encoding SH2B adapter protein 2 isoform X2 is translated as MNGAATGPAAAAAAPVPVPVPDWRQFCELHAQAAAVDFAHKFCRFLRDNPAYDTPDAGASFSRHFAANFLDVFSEEVRRVLVAGPAPRGAAEPPDAMEPEPSGPPALKAAPYGHSRSSEDVSAHAAAKARVRKGFSLRNMSLCVVDGVRDMWHRRSSPEPDAAPRAAEPPAEPRDKWTRRLRLSRTLAAKVELVDIQREGALRFMVADDAAAGPGGAAQWQKCRLLLRRAVAGERFRLEFFVPPKASRPKVSIPLSAIIEVRTTMPLEMPEKDNTFVLKVENGAEYILETIDSLQKHSWVADIQGCVDPGDSEEDADLPCARGSCLASRVTSCSCELLTDADLPRPLETTAAVVTAPHSRARDAVGESLVHVPLETFLETLEPPGGSGSDSNNTVEDGAEPEPKAEPELELSDYPWFHGTLSRVKAAQLVLAGGPRSHGLFVIRQSETRPGEYVLTFNFQGKAKHLRLSLNGHGQCHVQHLWFQSVLDMLRHFHTHPIPLESGGSADITLRSYVRAQGPPPDPGPSPSAAPAPPACWSEPAGQHYFSSLAAAACPPASPSEAGGASSSSASSSSAASVPGASRPAEGPLSARSRSNSAERLLEAAGGGADEPPEAGPGEGARGRTRAVENQYSFY
- the SH2B2 gene encoding SH2B adapter protein 2 isoform X1, whose product is MNGAATGPAAAAAAPVPVPVPDWRQFCELHAQAAAVDFAHKFCRFLRDNPAYDTPDAGASFSRHFAANFLDVFSEEVRRVLVAGPAPRGAAEPPDAMEPEPSGPPALKAAPYGHSRSSEDVSAHAAAKARVRKGFSLRNMSLCVVDGVRDMWHRRSSPEPDAAPRAAEPPAEPRDKWTRRLRLSRTLAAKVELVDIQREGALRFMVADDAAAGPGGAAQWQKCRLLLRRAVAGERFRLEFFVPPKASRPKVSIPLSAIIEVRTTMPLEMPEKDNTFVLKVENGAEYILETIDSLQKHSWVADIQGCVDPGDSEEDADLPCARGSCLASRVTSCSCELLTDAADLPRPLETTAAVVTAPHSRARDAVGESLVHVPLETFLETLEPPGGSGSDSNNTVEDGAEPEPKAEPELELSDYPWFHGTLSRVKAAQLVLAGGPRSHGLFVIRQSETRPGEYVLTFNFQGKAKHLRLSLNGHGQCHVQHLWFQSVLDMLRHFHTHPIPLESGGSADITLRSYVRAQGPPPDPGPSPSAAPAPPACWSEPAGQHYFSSLAAAACPPASPSEAGGASSSSASSSSAASVPGASRPAEGPLSARSRSNSAERLLEAAGGGADEPPEAGPGEGARGRTRAVENQYSFY